In Leptospira fletcheri, the genomic window CCGTCGTTGATAGCACGGATCGGCTCTCCGATTCCGCCTTTGAAATCCACTCCGCCGTGGGGTTTTCCTTTTTCCTTATTATAGATCCTTCTTTTATAAAACGGGCTATTCAGTACCGGATTCGATACCGGATAATCGAAGTCTGACGATATCTGCAAATCCGTTTTCGTTTGGAAGGCTTTTGCTTTCGCTTCCGAGCATTCGCGTATGAATGCCATAGTCTCCTCCGGAAGCGAGGCCGAAGTGTATTGTTTGTCCATGGTAAGATGAGAAACTTTGGTAGTGGCGAACGATGTTTTAGAGATCGGAATCTCGTATTTCTTGGATTCGCTTTTTCTAAAAAGGTTCTTTTCCGTAATTTCTAATATTCCGGAAGATTTGGAAAATTCCGGAGATACCGGTATAAAAACGTAAAATACTCCTTCTTTTTTGGAAACAAGGAGTTCCTGCCCGTCCCAAGCCACACGGATCCGATCCAATTTGGAAAAAATATCCGGAATCGGACGGATAGAAAGAAGCAGCAATTCTCCTTGAGCAAATTTTCGACCGACAAGGCGAAAGGAAAATAAGGACTCTTTTTTTTCTACGATTTCACCTGCCGATCTTTTATTCGCTCCGGCTCGCGGACCGGAGGAGCCTTTTTTCGAAACTCCGGCTTTCGTTTTTTTCGAAGAGGTATTTTCGGCGATCGTCGTGGCGATTTTTTGATCCTTCGCTCCGGCCGCTCCCGCTTTGGACTGAGCATGACTCTGCCAAGTAGAGAGGAGGCAAATGATCAAAACGATTCCGAACTTTTTCGGTAGGATAGTTCTCTTCTCCATGAAAATACCTTTTAATCTTCGGATTTTCGCAGTCGTTCGTGCGGAAATTTTTCCTATGAAAATTTTGGACGAGACCGAACCGATTTTCATCTCTTTGAATTTTCCCGATCGCATCCGAAACCGATTCGATCGAAGAGAATCCCATTTTTTTCGATGAGTTCCCCTCCATTATGTCCCTTAGAATCTTCGGCAATGAATTTCTCCAAAAAACCCCTCATAAAATTTCCCAATCAACCGATGGATGGAAAAGGACGCAAAATATGACGAACCCAAAAGAGGAATGGTTGGAGCGGATTTATTCCCTGTTCGAGGAAGAGATCCGATTGTACTCGGAAATTCTGGAATTGGAGAAGGAAAAAGCGACGGCGATCGGTAAAGCCGACGGGAAATCGTTGGAAAGAATCGCAAAGAGAACGTATGAACTGATCGTTCATGCCAGCGAGATCGAGCGGGTTCGCATGAACACCATCCAAGAAGTCCATAGCACAAGAAACTCCGACACCGAGGGAATTTCTCCCTCTGTTACTCTTACCGAATTCCTGAATCGGTTGGATCGAGAATCGGGATACAAACTGAAACATTTAGGCACGCAACTCAAAGACGTAGTTCATAGACTCAAAGACCGGATCAAGGCGAACGATAAACTGATCCGCACTAGGCAGGAATTCCTGAAAGCGACGATCGATGCAATGAGAGAAAACTCTAAAAGCGGAGAAGTCGCTACATACGAGGGTGAAAGCCCGATGAATTCCAGGACGAAGAAAAAAAGATCTTCTGTTCTGGTAAACGCCTCCGCTTGAGGCAGTAAGGAAAAAGGGGGGAGAGAAAATGGGATCCACATTCTCCGGATTGGAAATCGGCAAACGAGGTTTGACCGCCCACCAACAAGCTCTGCAAACGACGGGGCATAACATATCAAACGCCGACAATAAGCATTATTCCCGCCAAAGGGTCGTACTTCAAGCTACAGATCCTCTATACGAGCCTTCCTTAAATAGGGCCCATTTGCCCGGACAAATCGGACAAGGGGTGGAAATTGCCGCTATCGAAAGAGTCCGGGACAATTTCATAGACGATAGGATCATAGAGACTTCGGGAGTTAAGGATTACTGGGCGGCGAAAAACGAGTATCTCTACCAGACGGAAACGATCTTTAACGAGCCGAACGGAACGACCCTTAGGACTTTAATGGATAAATTCTGGTCTTCTTGGGAGGAATTATCTAATTATCCCGAGGATAACGCTCATCGTTCCGTCGTTCTGGAAAAAGCCCAGGGCCTCGGAAGCAGAATGGAAGACGTATTCAGAAAGCTCTCCCAACTTCGGGATCAGGCCAATCGGGAAATCGAATCGCACGCATTGCATCTGAACGTCATCGCCGAGAACATAAGAACTCTGAACGAAAGGATCTCCAAGTCCGAAGCTTTAGGAGATCGTCCGAACGATCTGTACGACAAAAGGGATTCCCTTTTGCAGGAACTTTCCGGTTTAACGGATATTACGATCGGTAGAAGCGACGAAGACGAATTGATGGTCTTTATCGGACAGCAGATCCTAGTTCAAGGCGGAAAAGCCAACAAAATAGAGATCCTCGGAAATCCGGGTAAAGACGGTCTTCTGGATCTTTATTGGCAGACGACCGGAGATCCTGTTTTACTACGAAAAGGAAGATTACAGGGATTGGTGGAAGTCCGAGATTCCATTTTAAGGGAAAAGATCGATCAAGTGGACGCGCTGGCGGTCAACGTGATGGACGTGATTAACGAGATCCATAAAGACGGGTTCGGAATCAACGGAAACACCAACCAGAACTTTTTCGAAATCAGATCTTTGGCCCTCAACACGTTCGGAGAATACGATTCGGACGGAGACGGCCAAAACGATATCACCGCGATTTTCCGGGTTTCGGGCAAGAACACGTTGGATCCGGATAGACCGATAGGTATCGGTGGAACTCTGACTTTCCATAAACCGGACGAAAAAGAAACCTCCGTCTTGGTACCTTACTCGGCAAACGACACTTTAAACGGTATCATTAAACGAATCAACGCGTCCAAAGTAGGGGTCGTGGCTTATATGAACCACGACAACCAACTGGCCTTAAAGGCGACGGTCGCCGAGGATTCCCCGAAACGGAACTTTATCCTGAGACACCTAGAAGATTCCGGAGATCTTCTCGTAGGCTTGACCGGAATTCTGATGGCGTCCGGGCCGGCGGGAGCCTACGATTACAAACGGCTAGGAGAAATCACGAAGTTGCAGTCCAAGCCGGAAGACATTACGCTTTCTCCGCATTTTCATCCTTCCTCCCATTTTAGGATCAGCGAGCAAATCGCCAGTAACGTGGCCAATATCGCAGCCGCGAGAGGAAAAGACGTCGGAGGAACCGGAGATTATAATTCACCCGGCGGACACAAAGACGGAAGAAACGCGCTCTTAGTCGCGTCGGCTCTTCGAAACAATCCTGTTATGGTGGACTACTCCAAAACGACTGACGATTTTTATAATACTCTCGTTTCAAAATTAGGTACGGAAGCCAGGGAAGCCAAACAAGAGTGGGGCATCCAAACGGATTTGATGACCGAACTCGAAAATATGAGACAATCCGTTATGGGAGTAAGTCTGGACGAAGAGATGGCCAATATGGTCCAATTCCAGCACTCGTACAACGCTGCCGCAAAGATGATCAATACCATGAACGAAATTCTAGATACGATCATCAATCGGCTAGGCGCATAAATTTTCCGCGGGAAATAGCAAGGAGGCTAAGCCATGATGCGGATCACTAACATGATGCAGAACAACACTCTCGTGAGGACTTTGAATCGTCACCAATTGGCACTTGACGAGACCCAAAATCAATTGGGTACCGGCCAGAGGATCAAAACTCCTTCCGACGATCCGGGAAGGGCCACGAACCAAATGTTCTTCCGCTCTCGTATAAACGAATTAGAAACTTTTCAATCGAACATAGACGACGGTTTCGGCCGACTGCAGCAGATAGACGGAGAATTGGACCGTATCGGAAATCTTTTCCAGAGGGCCAGGGTTCTTGCTGTGCAAGCTTCAAACGGTATTTACCAAGGGGACAAAGGTTTCGAATTGGAAGTAGCGGTCGGCAAGGAGATCGACGAGCTTTTACGCGCCTTAGTGGATATTGCGAATACCCGAGATGCGACGGGTCGCCCACTATTCGGAGGACATGTCATCGAACGTCCGCCTTTCGAACCCATCGAATCTAAAATCAAAGGTCTCCAAGGACTCGAACTGAAGAACCAATATATAGGCGTGGAATATCGCGGGGATATCGGAGAACAGATCCGGGAGATCGAAAAAGGGGAATACATACCCGTCACGGTTCCGGGAAACAAAGTTTTCTGGGGAACGAACATGAGTGTTACTAGCCGCGTGGATAACTCCGGTTACGTCGCAGTATCCGATCAGAAATTCAAGATCGATGGCGCCGAGATACTGGTGTCAGCAGGCGATACTATCGACGACATCATTGATAAGATCAACAACGCTCCGATAGAAGTCAAAGCGAACAAACTGGCTCAAGACAATATCAGCCTTAGCTCGACGGCTCCCCATCAAATTTGGTTGGAAGACACGGAAGGCGGAACGGTACTTCGGGATATTGGCCTTATCGACCCAGCGAATTCGGAGCCGCCCAACAATTACAGTAAATCCGCAACGGTAACGGGACTATCCGTATTCGATGTGCTGATACAGTTCAGAAACGATTTGATCCAGAAAGACCAGGAACGGATTTCCGGAAGAGATATCCAAGACTTGGACCTTGCACTGGAAAACGTTCTTCGTTATAGGGCGATCACCGGTGCCAGAATGAATCGATTGGAAGAACATTCTCAGAGAGTGGAATTCGATAAATCTTATATGACCGAGTTGCTTGCTAAGAACGAAGGCATAGATTTCCCGGAAACCATCATGAATCTGAAGTGGTTGGAAACGATCCACCAGTATGCTCTGAATGTGGGGTCCAAAATCATTAAACCTACTTTGATGGATTTTCTAAGGTAATACAACCCGGGAATTTTCGTTGTAGGAAGCCAAATTAACGTTTAAACTAACGGGATCCGAAAGGATCCCCGTAAAAAGGTCGGTTATGGTTGAAATCCAAAGCAAACCCTTCGGAAAAATTCGAATATCTGAGCGCCAAATGATCCGTTTCCCCGAAGGACTCTTGGGATTCGGGAATTATAAAAACTTCGCCTTGATCGAAGAGGAAGAGGAATCCGTCTTTAAATGGTTGCAGTCCGTGGACGAAGTGGAACTAGCTTTCGTGGTCATTCCTCCGTCTTTATTTAAGAAGGAATACGTACCCGTATTGAATCTCGACGAACTTTCTCAGATAGGTATAGCGAACGTATCCGAAGCGCTTGTTTTAGTGATCGTAACCATTCCGAACGACGATCCTGCCTCTATGACGGCAAATCTCCAAGGTCCGATTTTAATCAACAAAACCGACCTAACGGGCAGACAATACGTTTCCAGAAACGAGAACCATTCGGTTCGCGAAAGGATTCTGGAAAGCGCAACCGTGGAGATGTCATAAGTGCTCGTATTAGCAAGAAGAACAAACGAATCGATCATAATCGGAGACGATATCGAAATCGTTATCGTAGACATCAAAGGCGATCAGGTAAAAATAGGGGTGAAGGCCCCGAAAGAAGTTTCCGTACACCGGGCCGAAGTATACCGCGAAATCCAAGCCGAAAATAAAAAAGCGGCAGGAACGAAAATCAAGCCGGAGGAACTCGGTAAAATTGGCAACATTCTTAAAAAAGGCGATACGAATAAAAAAGATAAGACTTAGAACCTTTCCCATCTTATTAAGCCTCGCTCTTCTCTCCTGGGAATGTCTTTCCTTGCAAAGGAAAGAAATGGCCACCTTGTCGGATTCCGTCGTTCTGTTTTATATCCATAAAAGTCGTGAGACTCCCGAATTTTTAGAGCCTGAAACTTGGCTACCGCTCGCTTCCACCGTGTTAAGAGAAGTTCATTTCGATTCTGACGAAAAAGCCGCCTTTCTGCAAAGATGGGAATCTTTGTTCAAATATCTAGGAATCAGCGATAATATCGTCGGTGCAAAGGAACCGATCCGTCTTTTCACGGAGGAAGAATCCCGAATTCTGGGTG contains:
- a CDS encoding M23 family metallopeptidase; this translates as MEKRTILPKKFGIVLIICLLSTWQSHAQSKAGAAGAKDQKIATTIAENTSSKKTKAGVSKKGSSGPRAGANKRSAGEIVEKKESLFSFRLVGRKFAQGELLLLSIRPIPDIFSKLDRIRVAWDGQELLVSKKEGVFYVFIPVSPEFSKSSGILEITEKNLFRKSESKKYEIPISKTSFATTKVSHLTMDKQYTSASLPEETMAFIRECSEAKAKAFQTKTDLQISSDFDYPVSNPVLNSPFYKRRIYNKEKGKPHGGVDFKGGIGEPIRAINDGTVVLARPMHYEGNFTVIDHGSEIYSLYMHQSELSVKSGDKVKKGDLIGKIGSTGMSTGPHLHLGLRVHGTMLDPLSVIQTDLLKEKKTPSR
- a CDS encoding flagellar protein FlgN, encoding MTNPKEEWLERIYSLFEEEIRLYSEILELEKEKATAIGKADGKSLERIAKRTYELIVHASEIERVRMNTIQEVHSTRNSDTEGISPSVTLTEFLNRLDRESGYKLKHLGTQLKDVVHRLKDRIKANDKLIRTRQEFLKATIDAMRENSKSGEVATYEGESPMNSRTKKKRSSVLVNASA
- the flgK gene encoding flagellar hook-associated protein FlgK; this encodes MGSTFSGLEIGKRGLTAHQQALQTTGHNISNADNKHYSRQRVVLQATDPLYEPSLNRAHLPGQIGQGVEIAAIERVRDNFIDDRIIETSGVKDYWAAKNEYLYQTETIFNEPNGTTLRTLMDKFWSSWEELSNYPEDNAHRSVVLEKAQGLGSRMEDVFRKLSQLRDQANREIESHALHLNVIAENIRTLNERISKSEALGDRPNDLYDKRDSLLQELSGLTDITIGRSDEDELMVFIGQQILVQGGKANKIEILGNPGKDGLLDLYWQTTGDPVLLRKGRLQGLVEVRDSILREKIDQVDALAVNVMDVINEIHKDGFGINGNTNQNFFEIRSLALNTFGEYDSDGDGQNDITAIFRVSGKNTLDPDRPIGIGGTLTFHKPDEKETSVLVPYSANDTLNGIIKRINASKVGVVAYMNHDNQLALKATVAEDSPKRNFILRHLEDSGDLLVGLTGILMASGPAGAYDYKRLGEITKLQSKPEDITLSPHFHPSSHFRISEQIASNVANIAAARGKDVGGTGDYNSPGGHKDGRNALLVASALRNNPVMVDYSKTTDDFYNTLVSKLGTEAREAKQEWGIQTDLMTELENMRQSVMGVSLDEEMANMVQFQHSYNAAAKMINTMNEILDTIINRLGA
- a CDS encoding flagellar hook-associated protein 3 is translated as MRITNMMQNNTLVRTLNRHQLALDETQNQLGTGQRIKTPSDDPGRATNQMFFRSRINELETFQSNIDDGFGRLQQIDGELDRIGNLFQRARVLAVQASNGIYQGDKGFELEVAVGKEIDELLRALVDIANTRDATGRPLFGGHVIERPPFEPIESKIKGLQGLELKNQYIGVEYRGDIGEQIREIEKGEYIPVTVPGNKVFWGTNMSVTSRVDNSGYVAVSDQKFKIDGAEILVSAGDTIDDIIDKINNAPIEVKANKLAQDNISLSSTAPHQIWLEDTEGGTVLRDIGLIDPANSEPPNNYSKSATVTGLSVFDVLIQFRNDLIQKDQERISGRDIQDLDLALENVLRYRAITGARMNRLEEHSQRVEFDKSYMTELLAKNEGIDFPETIMNLKWLETIHQYALNVGSKIIKPTLMDFLR
- the fliW gene encoding flagellar assembly protein FliW yields the protein MVEIQSKPFGKIRISERQMIRFPEGLLGFGNYKNFALIEEEEESVFKWLQSVDEVELAFVVIPPSLFKKEYVPVLNLDELSQIGIANVSEALVLVIVTIPNDDPASMTANLQGPILINKTDLTGRQYVSRNENHSVRERILESATVEMS
- the csrA gene encoding carbon storage regulator CsrA; this encodes MLVLARRTNESIIIGDDIEIVIVDIKGDQVKIGVKAPKEVSVHRAEVYREIQAENKKAAGTKIKPEELGKIGNILKKGDTNKKDKT